In the genome of Eggerthella sp. YY7918, one region contains:
- a CDS encoding acyl-CoA dehydrogenase family protein, whose protein sequence is MSKLSKEEFREYLKTVRALAEGPFEEMQKEVEVTNKFPQEFIDLCIENNLYRYALPEEYGGWGLSEREILQVQEEFSRGPGGMRMHLHYAADLNWRILDDYGCDELKAEYMDKFADKTIFTVFALTEQTGGTGADLHTTAIKNENGDYVINGEKWLISHTDVAQFAYVIAVTDPEKSGDERLSAFFVPMDAPGFELVPMPHMMGCRGAGHAGFKMTNVTLSPKYLLGEEGQGMEVAMHSLAISRVHIADSNLGMCQRMLEISLERARQRVTFGKPIAQRQAIKMKLANMAMTTHALRCMVMDFADDYDRDPHGEYIAEKASMCKLYSIDATRLVSDEMLEIFGGDGYFEDHPIGPCERLYRDARAMWLEEGAPTIQRITIARELDKHNARVQYNDWIAGTDL, encoded by the coding sequence ATGAGCAAGCTATCCAAAGAGGAGTTTCGCGAGTACCTCAAGACCGTTCGCGCGCTCGCCGAAGGTCCGTTTGAGGAAATGCAGAAAGAAGTTGAGGTAACGAACAAGTTCCCCCAGGAATTTATCGACCTCTGCATCGAGAACAACCTGTACCGTTACGCTCTGCCTGAGGAGTACGGTGGATGGGGCCTTTCCGAGCGCGAGATCCTGCAGGTGCAGGAAGAGTTCTCTCGCGGTCCTGGCGGTATGCGTATGCACCTGCACTACGCTGCTGACCTGAACTGGCGCATCCTCGACGACTATGGTTGCGACGAACTCAAGGCCGAGTACATGGACAAGTTCGCCGACAAGACCATCTTCACCGTGTTCGCTCTGACGGAGCAGACCGGCGGCACCGGTGCCGACCTGCACACCACGGCTATCAAGAACGAGAACGGCGACTACGTCATCAATGGTGAGAAGTGGCTCATCTCTCACACCGACGTTGCTCAGTTCGCTTACGTCATCGCTGTGACCGATCCCGAGAAGTCTGGCGACGAGCGTCTGTCCGCCTTCTTCGTGCCGATGGATGCCCCTGGCTTCGAGCTCGTGCCGATGCCTCACATGATGGGCTGCCGCGGCGCTGGTCATGCAGGCTTCAAGATGACCAACGTTACGCTTTCTCCGAAGTACCTCCTCGGCGAAGAGGGTCAGGGCATGGAAGTTGCCATGCACTCGCTGGCTATCTCTCGTGTACACATCGCTGACTCGAACCTTGGTATGTGCCAGCGTATGCTCGAGATCTCTCTTGAGCGTGCCCGCCAGCGCGTGACCTTCGGTAAGCCGATCGCTCAGCGTCAGGCTATCAAGATGAAGCTCGCGAACATGGCTATGACCACGCATGCTCTGCGCTGCATGGTTATGGACTTCGCTGACGACTACGATCGCGATCCGCACGGCGAGTACATTGCCGAGAAGGCTTCTATGTGCAAGCTGTACTCCATCGACGCGACGCGTCTCGTGTCCGACGAAATGCTGGAGATCTTCGGTGGCGACGGTTACTTCGAGGATCATCCGATTGGGCCTTGCGAGCGTCTCTATCGTGACGCACGTGCTATGTGGCTCGAGGAGGGTGCTCCGACCATCCAGCGTATCACCATCGCTCGCGAACTCGACAAGCACAACGCTCGCGTGCAGTACAACGACTGGATCGCCGGTACCGATCTGTAA